The following coding sequences are from one Tistrella bauzanensis window:
- a CDS encoding HD domain-containing protein, with product MNAIRGHDDPAARAGFSRMQEGTAEDWARIATSFRAYARALPDRVMAHLKLLDGDFGGFPIDRLHHSLLTATLAHQAGEDEEYVVCALLHDIGDTLGSYNHPDVAAAIVKPFVSPDNHWMVEKHGLFQGYYFFHHIGLDRDIREQFRGHPNFDRTARFCEVYDAPAFDAAADCMPLEAFEPMLRRVFAAPKQSVYKAAMEKVA from the coding sequence ATGAACGCGATCCGAGGACATGACGATCCGGCCGCCCGCGCCGGCTTCAGCCGTATGCAGGAGGGCACCGCCGAGGACTGGGCCAGGATCGCCACCAGCTTCCGCGCCTATGCCCGCGCTCTGCCCGACCGGGTGATGGCGCATCTGAAGCTGCTGGACGGCGATTTCGGCGGCTTCCCCATCGACCGCCTGCATCATTCGCTGCTGACCGCGACCCTGGCCCATCAGGCGGGCGAGGACGAGGAATACGTGGTCTGCGCCCTGCTGCACGACATCGGCGATACGCTGGGCAGCTATAACCATCCGGATGTGGCGGCGGCGATCGTGAAGCCGTTCGTGTCGCCCGACAATCACTGGATGGTCGAGAAGCACGGGCTGTTCCAGGGCTATTATTTCTTCCACCATATCGGCCTGGACCGCGATATCCGGGAACAGTTCCGGGGCCATCCGAATTTCGACCGCACGGCCCGGTTCTGCGAGGTCTATGACGCGCCGGCCTTCGACGCGGCGGCAGACTGCATGCCGCTGGAGGCGTTCGAGCCGATGCTGCGCCGGGTGTTCGCAGCACCCAAGCAGTCGGTCTACAAGGCCGCGATGGAGAAGGTTGCGTGA
- a CDS encoding class II aldolase/adducin family protein has translation MSGAAARYGNLPRAPRFERVEDARLHAKQRLAAGFRIFSRFNLDEGVAGHITVRDPEHPTTFWTNPFGVHFSQIKVSNLIRVDEDGNVVDGDAICNAAAFAIHSRIHKARPDVMAAAHSHGVYGRAWSTLGRPLDAITQDSCAFWNDHALFDDFGGVVVELDEGDRIANALGSNKAAILQNHGLLTVGGSVDEAVWWYVAMERCCQVQLMAEAAGTPKVISDDSARQSYSVVGSAQAGWFQFQPLYARIVKEQPDLLD, from the coding sequence ATGAGCGGCGCCGCCGCGCGCTATGGCAACCTGCCGCGCGCGCCGCGCTTCGAACGGGTGGAGGATGCCCGCCTGCATGCCAAGCAGCGGCTTGCGGCAGGCTTCCGGATCTTTTCCCGCTTCAATCTGGATGAAGGGGTCGCCGGCCATATCACCGTGCGCGATCCCGAACATCCGACCACCTTCTGGACCAACCCGTTCGGGGTGCATTTCAGCCAGATCAAGGTGTCGAACCTGATCCGGGTGGATGAAGACGGCAACGTCGTGGATGGCGACGCGATCTGCAATGCGGCAGCTTTCGCCATCCATTCGCGCATCCACAAGGCGCGCCCCGACGTGATGGCTGCCGCCCACAGCCATGGCGTCTATGGCCGGGCGTGGTCGACACTGGGCCGGCCGCTGGATGCGATCACCCAGGACAGCTGCGCGTTCTGGAACGATCACGCCCTGTTCGACGATTTCGGCGGCGTGGTGGTGGAACTGGATGAAGGCGACCGTATCGCCAACGCCCTTGGCAGCAACAAGGCCGCGATCCTGCAGAATCATGGTCTGCTGACCGTGGGCGGCAGCGTCGACGAGGCGGTGTGGTGGTATGTCGCCATGGAGCGCTGCTGTCAGGTGCAGTTGATGGCGGAGGCCGCCGGCACGCCCAAGGTGATTTCCGACGACTCCGCGCGGCAGTCTTATTCCGTGGTCGGCTCCGCCCAGGCCGGCTGGTTCCAGTTCCAGCCGCTCTATGCCCGGATCGTGAAGGAGCAGCCCGACCTGCTGGACTGA
- a CDS encoding dienelactone hydrolase family protein, whose amino-acid sequence MTDHEKDLASLVPPVTVTRRGFTLGSLAVGGAMGMGFAVAALPVRAETRVTTDATGLDEGRFTLPVAGFDVPCYSARPAGGTMLPTVLVAPEIFGLHEHIADVCRRLAHQGLLAVSFDPFARQGDVATLPDVQTIISTVVSKVPDAQVMADLDAIAAHAGSTLGGDPAKLGITGFCWGGRITWLYTAHNDAVKAGVAWYGRLIGAASDLTPRQPVDVAGDLSGPVLGLYGGADSGIPVETVDQMRQALAAAGTPAAAASEIVVYPDTPHAFNADYRPSFRPEAAADGWTRCLAWFRDHGVA is encoded by the coding sequence ATGACTGATCACGAGAAGGATCTGGCAAGCCTGGTGCCGCCTGTGACCGTCACCCGGCGCGGCTTCACCCTGGGATCGCTGGCTGTGGGTGGCGCCATGGGCATGGGGTTCGCCGTGGCGGCTCTGCCGGTGCGGGCGGAAACCCGCGTCACCACCGACGCGACCGGGCTGGATGAAGGCCGCTTCACGCTGCCGGTCGCCGGTTTCGACGTGCCCTGCTATTCGGCCCGGCCGGCCGGTGGCACCATGTTGCCGACGGTGCTGGTGGCGCCCGAGATCTTCGGCCTGCATGAACACATCGCCGATGTCTGCCGGCGGCTGGCCCATCAGGGCCTCCTGGCGGTGAGCTTCGATCCCTTCGCCCGTCAGGGCGACGTGGCGACGCTGCCGGACGTTCAGACGATCATCTCCACCGTGGTGTCGAAGGTGCCTGATGCCCAGGTGATGGCCGACCTGGACGCGATCGCGGCCCATGCCGGATCGACGCTTGGCGGCGATCCGGCGAAGCTGGGCATCACCGGCTTCTGCTGGGGCGGGCGCATCACCTGGCTGTATACCGCCCATAACGATGCGGTGAAGGCCGGGGTGGCCTGGTATGGCCGGCTGATCGGTGCGGCATCCGATCTGACCCCGCGCCAGCCTGTGGATGTGGCGGGCGACCTGTCGGGGCCGGTGCTGGGCCTGTATGGTGGTGCCGATAGCGGAATTCCGGTCGAGACGGTGGACCAGATGCGTCAGGCTCTGGCCGCCGCCGGCACACCCGCCGCCGCGGCATCGGAGATCGTGGTCTATCCCGACACCCCCCATGCCTTCAATGCCGATTACCGGCCGAGCTTCCGGCCCGAGGCCGCGGCCGATGGCTGGACGCGCTGTCTGGCGTGGTTCCGCGACCACGGCGTCGCCTGA
- a CDS encoding LysR family transcriptional regulator yields MKRPNLAELEVFAAVADARSFRKAAAERGVSASALSQAIRNLEERLGVRLLNRTTRSVAPTDAGEQLLRRLRVALRDVAEAVDDIEGFRRRPAGTIRINAPMPAIDFVLQPLAKAFLDACPDVALELISDAAKVDIVDSGFDAGVRFGEELARDMIAIPLGPPLRYVVVGAPDYLRVNGTPATPDDLTGYNCIRQRFPGGTMFHWRFEKAGRAVAIAPEGRLTVSSAHHVMRAAQDGIGLGWVLDGYAQPSLEAGTVVQVLDDWSPRIPEWYLYYPSRRQMPLAMRAFLDFIASRRSSLHVPAAPPAG; encoded by the coding sequence ATGAAGCGTCCCAACCTTGCCGAACTGGAGGTCTTCGCCGCTGTCGCGGATGCGCGGAGCTTCCGCAAGGCCGCGGCGGAGCGGGGCGTCTCGGCCTCGGCGCTCAGTCAGGCGATCCGGAACCTTGAGGAACGGCTTGGCGTGCGTCTTCTGAACCGCACCACCCGCAGCGTGGCGCCGACGGATGCCGGCGAACAGCTTCTGCGCCGGCTGCGCGTGGCGCTGCGCGACGTCGCGGAGGCCGTCGACGACATCGAAGGCTTCCGGCGCCGGCCGGCCGGCACCATCCGCATCAACGCGCCGATGCCTGCGATCGACTTTGTCCTGCAACCTTTGGCCAAAGCCTTTCTCGATGCCTGTCCGGATGTGGCACTGGAACTGATCAGCGACGCCGCGAAGGTCGATATCGTCGACAGCGGCTTCGATGCCGGCGTGCGGTTCGGCGAGGAACTGGCGCGCGACATGATCGCCATCCCGCTGGGCCCCCCCTTGCGGTATGTGGTGGTGGGCGCGCCCGACTATCTGCGCGTGAACGGCACGCCCGCCACGCCCGACGACCTGACCGGCTACAACTGCATCCGCCAGCGCTTCCCTGGCGGAACGATGTTCCACTGGCGGTTCGAGAAGGCGGGGCGCGCCGTCGCCATAGCGCCCGAGGGCCGGCTGACGGTGAGCAGCGCACACCATGTGATGCGGGCGGCGCAGGACGGGATCGGCCTCGGCTGGGTGCTCGACGGTTACGCGCAGCCCTCTCTGGAGGCGGGCACGGTCGTGCAGGTGCTCGACGACTGGTCGCCCCGCATTCCGGAATGGTATCTGTATTATCCCAGCCGGCGGCAGATGCCCCTGGCCATGCGCGCCTTCCTGGACTTCATCGCCAGCCGGCGGAGCAGCCTTCATGTCCCTGCCGCGCCGCCGGCAGGATGA
- a CDS encoding (2Fe-2S)-binding protein: MAGLTVNGHIVDIDADPQTPLLWVLREHLGLTGTKYGCGAGLCGACTVHLDGEAAFACQVPLDAATGRAVTTIEGLSPTGEHALQRAWVAEQVPQCGYCQSGQIMQAAALLSANPRPARADIVDTMSANLCRCGTYLRIVKAIERAAEEG, from the coding sequence ATGGCTGGCCTGACCGTCAATGGACACATCGTCGACATCGATGCCGACCCGCAGACGCCTCTGCTCTGGGTTCTGAGGGAACATCTGGGCCTGACCGGCACCAAATACGGTTGCGGCGCGGGTCTCTGCGGGGCCTGCACGGTTCACCTCGACGGCGAGGCGGCCTTTGCCTGCCAGGTGCCGCTGGACGCGGCCACAGGCCGTGCCGTGACCACGATCGAGGGCCTGTCGCCCACGGGCGAGCATGCGCTGCAACGCGCCTGGGTCGCCGAACAGGTGCCGCAATGCGGCTATTGCCAGTCCGGCCAGATCATGCAGGCGGCAGCTCTGCTCAGCGCCAATCCGCGGCCGGCGCGTGCGGACATCGTCGACACGATGTCCGCCAATCTGTGCCGGTGCGGCACCTATCTGCGGATCGTGAAAGCCATCGAACGCGCGGCAGAGGAGGGCTGA